The segment CTCTCGGCGCTCGATGTCGCGCGAAGCGGCGGCAGCGCCGAACTCTGCGCCGCGCTCAGCGAGGCGGTCGCCAGCCGGCGGCTTCGTTAACCGATTCGTAAGCATTGGGATGGCATAGTGGAACGATTCTCAAATCGAGAAACGGGCAGGGGATGCCACAGAAGAATCAAATCGATATCCATGGATTCACGCTGGTCGAGCTGTCGATCGTCATCATCATCATCGGGCTGATCGTGGGCGGCGTCGTGGTCGGCCGCGACCTGGTCCGGAGCGCGCAGGTTCGCGCGACGGTCTCCCAGTACGAACGGTTCAATACGGCCGCCGCCGCGTTCAAGGCGAAGTTCGGCTGCCTGCCCGGCGACTGCGCCGACCCGGCGGCGATGGGATTCGCGCTCACTTCCGGTGGAGACGGCGACGGCATCATCGGCCCCTGCGACGGGATGCTCGTGGACCCGACCGTTCGCTGCTATGAACCGGTCTATTACGAGCGGGCCAGCCGCGAGTACCTGAATTTCTGGTACCACCTTTCTGCGGCCGGCATGATCGGGCACAATGGAACCGCCACCGCCTCGGCAGACACAATTCTCGGCGATCCGAACTTCAACATGGCCGGCGACCCCGGACCGGGAACGTCTGTAATCCCTGAAATCGAACACTTGAGCGACAAGTTCGGCTACCCGGCAGGCGTCGTGACGCCGGCGGCGGGGATTACGGCGCGCGGCGCGGGATTCGGGTGGGCGGTGCGAAACGGCATGAGGTTCGCCGCGCCCAACACCGGGAACTACACGGGCGTCAACCCGACGGTGACGGTGCTTGCCGCGCACAACCTGATCCTGGGCAAGAGCGTCGTCGGACTGACCATGACGCGGGACCCGTACCAGGCATTCGACCCCGTCGATATCGCGGCGGTGGATCGAAAGCTCGATGACGGTCTTCCGCTTTCCGGCAAGATGCAGGTCTATGAATCCCGCTACTACGCGACGGACGGGGCGCATTCGCAGGCATTCACTGACAGCGGGTACGGCTGCGGCGCGACACCGCCCGCGACCGGCGCGCGCTGCGCGTGCCACGACGGCGGCTCGCCTCCCTCGCAGTGGGTGTACAACGAGCGCGTCACGCCGGCCAGCCGGCTCTGCTCCGCCGCCATCCGTGGAACGTTTTGACGCCCCAATTGTCACAAAAGGTTCACACTGGAGTAAGTACTTGTTAACCATTTCCCGCTATTCTTAATAATGATTAACAGCCATGAAACGACATCGCGGGAGGATGGACATGAAGAATACTGCACGCACTGCAATGACGGCGCTTGCCGTCATGAGCGTACTGGGAGGCCCCGGCGCGGCGCTGGCGCTTAACGCAGGCCCGCCGCCCACGTTGCCGGCCGACATTATCGAGGACGGCATCGTGCCCTGCGAATCTCATTCGCCGTGGCTGGCCGCACCGGACCGCAAGGCCCGGTACTGCATCACCTTCGCGTCGGGCGGAGAATCTGTTACCGGGGAGCCCTGGGCGCCTCCGGGCTGGTCGCCCGCGACTCCGTACATCTGCTGCTACGACGGTTTCGGCGGCATCTAACCACTGCTTGACGCTTTCACCACGGGCGCGCGGCCGACGGCCGCGCGCTGCCGCTCTGCGAAGAGCGGCTGCAATCGGCCATTTCAGTCCCCACGATTGTCACAAATGTTTCATCCGGCTGTCACAGTAATGTCACAGTTGCGTGGTACTCTGGAAAGACTACACAACACATTTAACCAACCAACGGGGGGAACATGAAACCGACAAGACCATTACTCAAGGCCGCGCTCTCCGCAGTGACACTCGCGGGCGTCATGGCAGCCGATCCGGCGCAGGCAGCGCTGGCCGACACCAGCGTCTACGCCTACACCTACCCGACCGGGGCCGGCGTGGCGATAGGCTGCTCCGGCAACGACGGCCAGGTAATAAACGGCGCGTGGGCCGCCGACAATGCCATCGAACTTCACGTCAACCGGTACAGCGGCGCGTTCGTCTGCGGCGACATCGGGGATATGCACATTGAGCCCGTGAGCCTGAACGGCTTCATTCTATGGCTCATTCTGCCGTAGCCCCGGACGCCGTTCCGGCCCGCCGATGAGGCAGGCACGGGAAATCAAATGGTTAACGAATTGTCGAGCATTTTAACTAATTATTAAGACAAGTGAATTATACTGGATCTCAAGTTACTGATTGTGCAACAACTGACAGGAGTCTTATGAAGTCGATTTACGTATTAACGGCGATTGCAGCAGCGACAGCCATCGCTGCAAGCGATGCGAGCGCCTACGGTCCCTCGGGATCGGGTCCGCAGGTCAGCATCATTCAGTTTGACGAGGATGAGGAACCGGTGCTGGTTCAGAGCGGGCCGCAGACCGGAGAATGCGGCATGGGCGCCCACATTCGAGACGGTGGCAGAACCTCGCCGACCGATTAACCATTATTCACAGGAGGAGAGTAAACATATGAAGAAGACCAAATTATTAACCACGGCGGCCCTGATCGGGTGTACGGTATTATCAACGAGTCCGGCGATGGCGATCAACATTAATACAAATGCGTTGCCGCTGGCGATGTGTCGGACACTTCAAGGACAATCGTGTAACGAAAACATCAATACACCTATGTCAATTATTTGTCAGGGCGAAGTAGCAATAAAGGGCTACGATCAGTTTGTGGCTCTCCGCACGACAACATGCACATGCGGGACCTCGCCACCATACAATACTGGCCTTATAGACTTTATTTGGAACGGATTACAGCTTAATGACTCCGTGTGGGAATGCCAGCATCATAGTTCTCAAATTCTAACCGGGCCGCATCCCGCTAATGCGATGGACCAGCCGACCGGTTAGCAACCTATCGCGAGTCATTCCAGTAATGATGATTACGGGAAGCCGGAATCCGGCTTCCCGGTGCGAGCCAGGAAGGCGACGGCAGAAAGCGCTTTAACAAGAAACCGGACCGCTGTAGGGTTGCATATCTGCAACAGCATCCGGTCGCTTCATGCATTATGACAATCGCCCCCAGCGGGGCTTCTCACTCATTCAGATGAGCGCGCTCATCGCCGTCGGCGGCATCATCATGGTCTCGGTGCTGCCGGGCGGCAGTGGGAGCACCGACCTTGAGCGTGCGGACATCACGCTTCAGCGCATGCACGCCATCGAAACG is part of the Planctomycetia bacterium genome and harbors:
- a CDS encoding prepilin-type N-terminal cleavage/methylation domain-containing protein, with the translated sequence MPQKNQIDIHGFTLVELSIVIIIIGLIVGGVVVGRDLVRSAQVRATVSQYERFNTAAAAFKAKFGCLPGDCADPAAMGFALTSGGDGDGIIGPCDGMLVDPTVRCYEPVYYERASREYLNFWYHLSAAGMIGHNGTATASADTILGDPNFNMAGDPGPGTSVIPEIEHLSDKFGYPAGVVTPAAGITARGAGFGWAVRNGMRFAAPNTGNYTGVNPTVTVLAAHNLILGKSVVGLTMTRDPYQAFDPVDIAAVDRKLDDGLPLSGKMQVYESRYYATDGAHSQAFTDSGYGCGATPPATGARCACHDGGSPPSQWVYNERVTPASRLCSAAIRGTF